A single Endozoicomonas sp. NE40 DNA region contains:
- a CDS encoding RnfABCDGE type electron transport complex subunit B, with product MLAVLLIVANKRFYVFEDPRIDEVEDLLPRANCGACGSPGCRAFAEGLVAGTFQPGQCTANTSDKNKDIASMLGVAMSVAEKQLPRVACAGGSHVAWQRAHYEGMEGCRAADLVAGGGKGCNWSCLGQGDCVVSCQFDAIYLDRNGLPHVDAEKCTACGDCIDACPRALLSMQPISHKLWVACNNKEFGDKAESDCGVACTACGRCEMDAAEGLIAISNNLATVNYTLNNKAEKAAIERCPTGAIVWLEKDDIIRKGKKAKKVIRKDALPVA from the coding sequence TTGCTGGCTGTATTGCTTATCGTTGCCAATAAACGCTTTTATGTTTTCGAAGATCCCCGCATCGATGAAGTTGAAGACCTTTTGCCACGGGCCAATTGCGGTGCCTGTGGTTCTCCCGGTTGCCGCGCCTTTGCTGAAGGGCTGGTAGCAGGGACTTTCCAGCCCGGTCAGTGTACCGCCAATACCAGCGACAAGAACAAAGACATCGCCAGCATGCTCGGCGTTGCCATGAGCGTTGCCGAGAAACAGCTGCCCCGTGTCGCCTGTGCCGGTGGTTCACATGTAGCCTGGCAGCGCGCCCATTATGAAGGCATGGAAGGCTGTCGTGCAGCCGACCTCGTGGCCGGTGGTGGCAAAGGCTGTAACTGGAGCTGCCTGGGACAGGGAGACTGTGTCGTCAGTTGCCAGTTCGATGCCATCTACCTTGATCGCAACGGTTTGCCCCATGTCGACGCAGAGAAATGCACCGCCTGCGGTGACTGCATCGATGCCTGCCCAAGGGCATTGTTATCCATGCAGCCTATCAGCCATAAACTCTGGGTCGCCTGCAATAACAAAGAATTTGGTGACAAGGCAGAGTCCGACTGTGGCGTTGCCTGTACCGCGTGCGGTCGTTGTGAAATGGATGCGGCAGAAGGTCTGATCGCGATCAGTAACAACCTTGCTACTGTGAATTACACCCTGAATAACAAGGCAGAAAAAGCTGCCATAGAACGCTGCCCAACGGGTGCCATCGTCTGGCTCGAGAAAGACGACATTATCCGCAAAGGCAAAAAAGCAAAGAAAGTCATCCGCAAAGATGCCTTACCCGTTGCGTAA
- a CDS encoding 2-oxoacid:acceptor oxidoreductase family protein translates to MVKSVEKQFKYPGKRMAIDGNTAVIMCEREASDAAGAYPITPSTQMGEYWAEQASAGHVNVSGKPLIFVEPESEHAAAAVTAGMSMSGLRATNFSSAQGIAFMHESLYAAVGKRLPYVLNVGARAMTKASLNVHCGHDDYHCIDDTGFFQVFATNAQQAADLNLIGRKIAELSLTPAAVAQDGFLTTHLIEPVMVPERELVEEFCGRPDDIIECPTPAQKLIYGEKRRRVPELWDVDNPVVAGTVQNQDAYMQSVAAQRPYFFEHISKITDECMEEYYQLTGRRYERVMNYKMDDAEYVVVGQGSMAEQACAVADYMREKRGVKMGVVNLTMYRPFPGDLIGKALKGRKGVVVLERTDQPLAEDLPMIREIRAAITKCQENGMAQGDKPYENYATFAKFDTPRLYSGCFGLGSRDLQPEGIIAAIENMLPEGRHQKFFYLGIDFTREEGLSPKEDIRRQELLDAYPEIHKMSLKGSENPDLLPEGAITARLHSIGGWGMITTGKNLAVTLFDLLGYDIRANPKYGSEKKGQPTTYYLSAAPEPIRINCEYHYVDVVMSPDANVFGHSNPLFGLKPGGVFIIQSSLESAEEVWATIPRKYQQYIVDNDINIYYLDGFKIAREEASNPELQYRMQGNAFQGAFFRASPLLKRGTLTEESLFEAIRSQLQSKFGHKGAHVVDDNIRVVRRGFDEMVEITGKVVGASLPEVRKEEKLPVMLKQVPVSKNGVSDLHKFWDDTASFYAKGDGEGNPADPSLAMSLMPAGTGAYRDMTGIRFEYPEWVPENCTACGDCFTICPDSALPALVNTFGEVFETAINRIETKGMPTRYLRRDTRAIEKRVRELIETGGEGSNPNQLIDQAVLEHLSNSTLEGSQKEAQEQEFSLLLDQVSKFDFSITKPYYTSREKKAKGSGGLLSITLNPNTCKGCMECVQVCTDNALVVKPQTDDSVDRMRKNWDFWMDLPTTSEQFSRIDDLDEKVGALETLLMDKANYMSTVCGDGACLGCGEKSIIHLMTSTVTAMMQPRVKAHLKEIDDLVARLETHIRMKLAGGVDISNVDAIENAIEKHSDHDLTLANLTDSLNAEGASTPIDPKWLRWVTQLVEKLKHLKYRYSEGTTGRGRAAMGITNSTGCTSVWGATYPYNPYPFPWANHLFQDSTSLAMGLFEGHMVKMAEGFKAIRQAKLELEGQYDPEVHDSFFTHFKWNQFSDEEYRLCPPVVAIGGDGAMYDIGFQNLSRTMASGVPIKVMVLDTQVYSNTGGQACTSSFVSQVADMSPYGKAKHGKTEMRKEISLIGMAHRTSFILQSSAAHTTHLLEGFIDGFNSRHPALFNIYAACPVEHGIADDMARHQSKLAVDSRAYPLFRYDPDAGTSYEDCASLEGNAKLTEDWLTYPIKYLDEEGEQKTMELPFTFADFAMTEGRFSKHFRKVPQDAWNDEMVPLHEFLEMDNSDREGLFPYVMATDNKNHLVRVLVAQEMVNSCDERRHFWRQLRSLTGVENQAKVKAAATEAKAELASQLTGKIEELVGTITVSPAIAAPAAQGDNLIPAVQVGEGVWVESAECTACDECINIAPGVFAYDSDGKIQITNPQGAAFKDIVKAAEKCTAGSIHPGIPWDQNEKDLDKLIKRAEKFQ, encoded by the coding sequence TTGGTCAAGTCAGTCGAAAAGCAGTTTAAGTATCCCGGCAAGCGTATGGCCATCGACGGTAACACCGCGGTGATCATGTGTGAACGTGAAGCCTCTGATGCTGCCGGTGCCTACCCTATCACCCCATCCACCCAGATGGGTGAGTACTGGGCAGAACAGGCATCCGCCGGTCATGTCAACGTATCCGGCAAGCCATTGATCTTTGTTGAGCCTGAGTCAGAGCATGCAGCAGCGGCCGTAACAGCCGGTATGTCCATGAGTGGCCTGCGTGCCACCAACTTCAGCTCTGCCCAGGGTATCGCCTTTATGCACGAATCCCTGTACGCGGCTGTGGGCAAACGTTTGCCCTATGTTCTGAACGTCGGCGCTCGTGCAATGACCAAAGCGTCTCTGAACGTACACTGTGGCCACGATGACTATCACTGTATCGACGACACCGGTTTCTTCCAGGTGTTCGCCACCAACGCTCAGCAGGCTGCCGACCTGAACCTGATTGGCCGCAAAATTGCGGAACTGTCCCTGACACCTGCCGCCGTAGCACAGGACGGTTTCCTGACCACACACCTGATCGAACCGGTTATGGTGCCTGAAAGAGAACTGGTGGAAGAGTTCTGTGGTCGTCCGGACGATATTATTGAATGCCCGACACCCGCCCAGAAGCTGATCTACGGTGAAAAGCGTCGTCGTGTACCTGAACTGTGGGACGTTGATAATCCAGTTGTTGCCGGTACGGTTCAGAATCAGGACGCTTACATGCAGTCCGTGGCAGCTCAGCGCCCTTACTTCTTTGAACACATTTCAAAGATCACTGACGAGTGCATGGAAGAGTACTACCAGCTCACCGGCCGTCGCTATGAACGTGTCATGAACTACAAGATGGACGACGCCGAATACGTGGTGGTCGGACAGGGTTCGATGGCCGAACAGGCGTGCGCTGTCGCTGACTACATGCGTGAAAAGCGTGGCGTGAAGATGGGCGTTGTGAACCTGACCATGTACCGCCCATTCCCCGGCGACCTGATCGGCAAAGCCTTGAAGGGTCGTAAAGGCGTTGTGGTTCTGGAGCGTACCGACCAACCTCTGGCAGAAGACCTGCCAATGATTCGTGAGATTCGCGCGGCGATCACAAAGTGTCAGGAAAACGGCATGGCTCAGGGCGACAAGCCTTACGAGAACTATGCGACTTTTGCTAAATTCGACACGCCTCGTCTGTACTCCGGTTGCTTCGGGCTGGGTTCCCGAGACCTGCAGCCAGAAGGTATTATTGCAGCCATTGAAAACATGTTGCCGGAAGGCAGACACCAGAAGTTCTTCTATCTGGGCATCGACTTCACCCGGGAAGAAGGACTGAGTCCAAAAGAAGACATTCGTCGTCAGGAACTGCTGGACGCCTACCCTGAAATTCACAAGATGAGCCTGAAAGGTTCTGAAAACCCGGACTTGCTGCCGGAAGGCGCCATTACCGCCCGCCTGCACTCCATCGGCGGCTGGGGCATGATCACCACCGGTAAGAACCTGGCGGTGACCCTGTTTGACCTGCTGGGTTACGACATTCGCGCGAATCCTAAATACGGCTCCGAGAAAAAAGGTCAGCCAACGACTTACTACCTGTCCGCTGCGCCTGAGCCAATCCGCATCAACTGCGAATACCATTATGTTGACGTGGTGATGTCCCCGGATGCTAATGTGTTCGGTCATTCCAACCCGCTGTTTGGTTTGAAGCCCGGCGGTGTGTTCATTATCCAGAGTTCTCTCGAATCCGCAGAGGAAGTCTGGGCAACCATCCCCCGTAAGTATCAGCAGTATATCGTTGATAACGATATCAACATTTATTATCTGGATGGTTTCAAGATCGCTCGTGAAGAGGCCTCCAACCCTGAGCTCCAGTATCGTATGCAGGGTAACGCCTTCCAGGGGGCCTTCTTCCGGGCGTCTCCATTGCTCAAGCGCGGCACCCTCACTGAGGAAAGTCTGTTTGAAGCGATTCGCAGTCAGCTGCAAAGCAAGTTTGGTCACAAGGGCGCTCACGTTGTCGACGACAACATTCGTGTAGTACGCCGTGGCTTTGACGAAATGGTTGAGATCACCGGCAAGGTGGTGGGTGCTTCCCTGCCGGAAGTTCGCAAAGAAGAAAAACTGCCCGTAATGCTGAAGCAGGTGCCGGTCAGCAAAAACGGTGTTTCCGACCTGCACAAGTTCTGGGACGATACCGCTTCCTTCTACGCCAAAGGCGACGGCGAAGGCAACCCTGCCGACCCAAGCCTGGCCATGAGCCTGATGCCAGCGGGAACCGGCGCTTACCGTGATATGACCGGCATACGCTTCGAATACCCGGAGTGGGTACCGGAAAACTGTACAGCCTGTGGCGACTGTTTCACCATCTGCCCGGACAGCGCCCTGCCTGCTCTGGTGAACACCTTTGGTGAAGTGTTTGAAACCGCTATTAACCGTATCGAAACCAAAGGCATGCCAACCCGCTATCTGCGTCGCGATACCCGTGCCATTGAAAAGCGTGTACGGGAGCTGATTGAAACCGGTGGCGAAGGTTCCAATCCAAACCAGCTGATTGATCAGGCGGTTCTGGAACACCTGAGCAACTCTACTCTGGAAGGTTCCCAGAAAGAAGCTCAGGAACAGGAATTCAGCCTGTTGCTGGATCAGGTCAGTAAGTTTGACTTCTCCATTACCAAGCCGTACTACACCAGTCGTGAGAAGAAGGCAAAAGGCTCCGGTGGTCTGCTGTCTATCACCCTGAATCCTAACACCTGTAAAGGCTGTATGGAGTGTGTTCAGGTATGTACTGACAACGCCCTGGTGGTGAAGCCACAGACCGATGACTCTGTGGACAGAATGCGCAAGAACTGGGATTTCTGGATGGATCTGCCCACCACCAGCGAACAGTTCAGCCGCATTGACGATCTTGATGAAAAAGTCGGCGCGCTCGAAACTCTGCTGATGGACAAGGCCAACTACATGTCCACCGTCTGCGGTGACGGTGCATGTCTGGGTTGTGGAGAAAAGAGCATCATCCATCTGATGACGTCTACCGTCACCGCCATGATGCAACCACGGGTGAAAGCACACCTGAAAGAGATCGATGACCTGGTGGCCAGGCTGGAAACCCATATCCGCATGAAACTGGCGGGTGGTGTTGATATCAGCAATGTGGACGCTATTGAGAATGCCATTGAAAAGCACAGCGACCACGACCTGACTCTGGCAAACCTGACCGACAGCCTGAACGCTGAAGGTGCCAGCACTCCGATTGATCCGAAGTGGCTGCGCTGGGTGACTCAGCTGGTTGAGAAGCTGAAGCATCTGAAATATCGCTACAGCGAAGGCACCACCGGCCGTGGCCGTGCCGCCATGGGTATCACCAACTCCACTGGTTGTACTTCTGTCTGGGGTGCAACCTATCCCTACAACCCATACCCGTTCCCATGGGCTAACCACCTGTTCCAGGACAGCACCTCGCTGGCGATGGGACTCTTCGAAGGCCATATGGTGAAAATGGCGGAAGGCTTCAAGGCCATACGTCAGGCGAAGCTGGAACTGGAAGGCCAGTACGATCCGGAAGTACACGACAGTTTTTTCACTCACTTCAAGTGGAACCAGTTCAGCGATGAAGAATACCGCCTGTGTCCGCCGGTTGTCGCCATTGGCGGTGACGGCGCGATGTACGACATTGGTTTCCAGAACCTGTCCCGCACCATGGCATCCGGTGTACCGATCAAGGTGATGGTGCTGGATACCCAGGTTTACTCCAACACCGGTGGTCAGGCCTGTACGTCCAGCTTTGTCAGTCAGGTGGCGGATATGAGCCCTTATGGCAAGGCGAAACACGGTAAGACCGAGATGCGTAAGGAGATCAGCCTGATCGGTATGGCGCATCGTACCAGCTTTATCCTGCAAAGCTCTGCCGCACACACCACGCATCTGCTGGAAGGCTTTATTGATGGCTTCAACAGCCGTCACCCGGCGCTGTTTAATATCTACGCCGCCTGTCCGGTAGAGCATGGCATTGCCGACGACATGGCACGTCATCAGTCCAAACTGGCGGTAGATTCCCGTGCGTACCCACTGTTCCGCTACGATCCGGACGCTGGCACCAGCTATGAGGACTGCGCTTCTCTGGAAGGCAATGCCAAGCTGACCGAAGACTGGCTGACTTATCCAATCAAGTATCTGGATGAGGAAGGCGAACAGAAGACCATGGAACTGCCCTTTACCTTTGCAGACTTTGCCATGACTGAAGGTCGCTTCAGCAAGCACTTCCGCAAAGTGCCTCAGGATGCCTGGAACGATGAAATGGTGCCGCTGCACGAGTTCCTGGAAATGGACAACAGTGATCGTGAAGGTCTGTTCCCTTACGTGATGGCCACCGACAACAAGAACCATCTGGTTCGGGTTCTGGTGGCTCAGGAGATGGTCAACTCCTGCGACGAGCGTCGTCACTTCTGGCGTCAACTGCGCAGCCTGACCGGCGTTGAGAATCAGGCGAAAGTCAAGGCCGCAGCCACGGAAGCGAAAGCAGAACTGGCCAGCCAGCTGACCGGCAAGATTGAAGAGCTGGTGGGAACCATCACCGTGTCTCCAGCCATCGCCGCACCAGCCGCACAGGGTGACAACCTGATTCCTGCGGTACAGGTTGGCGAAGGGGTCTGGGTGGAAAGCGCTGAATGTACAGCCTGTGACGAGTGTATCAACATAGCGCCCGGTGTCTTTGCCTACGACAGCGACGGCAAGATACAGATCACCAACCCACAGGGGGCTGCTTTTAAGGATATTGTGAAAGCGGCTGAGAAGTGCACTGCGGGCAGCATCCACCCCGGTATCCCATGGGATCAGAATGAAAAGGATCTGGATAAGCTGATCAAGCGGGCTGAGAAGTTCCAGTAA
- a CDS encoding DUF6279 family lipoprotein translates to MNNLKKRVYSLLLLILLPFLHSCSTSYVYDNLGWLVHWYVDDYVELTSQQKKEFDRRFSQLQQWHKESELQEYQQWLEGIREQLLQRQLSSEEILVYVRSHRQKTLVFWDRLMTQAEPHLLQLLEQLSEKQRQNLIENIRQQMLKRYETRLTASRTLWEKDKVARMEKGLKPWIGSLSKDQKNRLNRWASSLHNVDKLNREFRLDWLARLIDLQPLPLSERRGKLAELVANPDHFRTPEHLQLLKENRELTDVAIAEVIALRSNRQNKTALAEIDQWLRRIKSSRG, encoded by the coding sequence ATGAATAACTTAAAAAAAAGAGTCTACAGTCTGCTTCTTCTTATTTTGCTGCCTTTCCTGCACAGCTGCTCGACTTCCTATGTTTATGACAACCTTGGCTGGCTGGTTCACTGGTATGTGGACGATTATGTAGAGCTGACATCCCAACAGAAAAAGGAATTTGACCGACGTTTCAGCCAGTTACAGCAGTGGCATAAAGAGAGCGAGCTACAGGAATATCAGCAGTGGCTGGAGGGTATCAGAGAACAGTTATTGCAGCGGCAGCTATCCTCGGAAGAAATTCTGGTTTATGTACGCTCACACCGGCAGAAAACACTGGTGTTCTGGGATCGTTTGATGACACAAGCGGAACCGCATTTACTGCAACTGCTGGAGCAGTTGTCTGAAAAACAAAGACAGAACCTTATAGAAAACATCAGACAGCAGATGTTGAAGCGCTATGAAACCCGTCTGACAGCCAGCAGAACCCTGTGGGAAAAAGACAAGGTAGCCCGCATGGAAAAGGGCTTAAAGCCCTGGATTGGTTCCCTGAGCAAGGACCAGAAGAACAGGCTGAACCGCTGGGCCAGTTCATTGCACAACGTTGATAAGCTGAATCGTGAATTTCGCCTTGACTGGCTGGCCCGGTTAATCGATTTACAGCCATTGCCGCTGTCTGAAAGGCGGGGGAAGCTGGCGGAACTGGTGGCAAACCCCGACCACTTCAGAACCCCTGAACATTTGCAGTTGCTGAAGGAAAATCGTGAACTGACAGATGTAGCCATTGCAGAGGTCATCGCCCTGCGTAGTAACAGGCAGAATAAGACAGCACTGGCCGAGATTGACCAGTGGCTACGGCGTATAAAAAGCAGTAGGGGCTGA